The following proteins come from a genomic window of Pectobacterium actinidiae:
- a CDS encoding LysR substrate-binding domain-containing protein produces MRINPRQVEAFHKVILTGGITAAANMMYITQPAVSRLIKDFEDALNLKLFDRDGRGLIPRAEAMKLYREVERLYLGLDHIGMIADEIRHAKGSVLRIAAVQALSFLCSDQVLPTLLKKYPDLSLFLDIESSSHITKAISENHYDVGFIFGQPGIKGLEAEPLADASAVAVLAVGHPLATADEVTLADLAGTRAILPGRTTPLRAQLDIATRKEQIYLHNPIETSMANCCVLASRNVGIGVVDFITALNSPSPVIVKPFNPNIKMAYCAVYPPQIPRSQVVNHITQVMKEKITDSLALK; encoded by the coding sequence ATGCGTATCAATCCCCGCCAGGTTGAAGCCTTTCATAAAGTCATCCTCACCGGAGGCATCACCGCTGCCGCCAACATGATGTACATCACCCAGCCAGCCGTCAGCCGACTGATTAAGGACTTTGAAGACGCACTGAATCTTAAGTTGTTCGATAGAGACGGGCGCGGCCTGATTCCCCGCGCAGAGGCGATGAAGCTGTATCGGGAAGTTGAGCGTCTTTATCTGGGGTTGGATCACATCGGGATGATTGCGGATGAAATTCGCCACGCCAAGGGCAGCGTGCTGCGCATCGCCGCCGTGCAGGCACTTTCGTTTCTTTGTTCAGATCAGGTTCTCCCAACCTTACTCAAGAAATACCCCGATCTTTCCCTGTTTCTAGACATCGAAAGCAGCAGCCATATTACGAAGGCCATTTCTGAAAACCACTACGACGTCGGCTTTATTTTTGGCCAGCCGGGCATCAAAGGGCTCGAAGCCGAACCGCTGGCTGACGCCAGTGCTGTCGCGGTGTTAGCGGTGGGTCACCCCCTTGCCACGGCGGATGAAGTTACGCTTGCCGATCTGGCTGGAACGCGCGCTATTTTGCCGGGAAGAACCACGCCACTGCGGGCGCAGCTCGATATCGCCACCAGAAAAGAGCAAATCTATCTGCATAACCCCATCGAAACCTCGATGGCTAACTGCTGCGTACTGGCTTCAAGAAACGTCGGCATCGGCGTGGTCGATTTTATTACTGCCCTGAACAGCCCTTCTCCGGTTATCGTTAAGCCTTTTAATCCCAATATAAAAATGGCGTATTGCGCGGTTTATCCTCCCCAAATTCCCCGCAGCCAGGTGGTTAATCACATCACTCAGGTTATGAAAGAAAAAATAACTGATAGTCTGGCGTTGAAATAA
- the tnpA gene encoding IS200/IS605 family transposase → MSSYRSSAHVFWRCKYHLVWTPKYRYKILTGTVGKELYRSIYILCNMKDCEILELNVQPDHVHLVVMVPPKLSISTLMGVLKGRTAIRLYNKFPHIRKKLWGNHFWARGYFADTVGVNEEIIRRYVRHQDKKDQEYEQQMELLQD, encoded by the coding sequence ATGAGCAGTTATAGAAGTTCAGCACATGTGTTTTGGCGTTGCAAATACCACTTGGTTTGGACCCCAAAATATCGCTACAAGATTTTAACGGGCACAGTAGGGAAAGAGCTTTACCGTTCGATTTACATACTTTGCAATATGAAAGATTGCGAGATATTGGAACTAAATGTTCAACCAGACCATGTTCATCTTGTCGTGATGGTTCCACCGAAACTCTCAATTTCAACGCTAATGGGCGTCCTGAAAGGGCGCACGGCAATTCGTCTCTACAATAAATTCCCGCATATAAGAAAGAAACTGTGGGGCAATCACTTTTGGGCTAGAGGATACTTTGCGGACACGGTGGGAGTGAACGAAGAAATTATCAGACGTTACGTGAGGCATCAGGATAAGAAAGACCAAGAATACGAACAGCAAATGGAGTTATTGCAGGATTAA
- the yidA gene encoding sugar-phosphatase: MSVKLIAIDMDGTLLTPQNQISPAVKAAIAAAREKGVQVVLATGRPYIGVERYLMELDLQQEGCYCITNNGALVQRTVNGDCVAQTALSFDDYLYFEAMACKLGVHFHALDFNFVYTANKDISPYTIHESHLTGMPLKYRAVEEMDRSLTFPKVMMIDEPEILDRAISQLPPEAFERYTIMKSAEYYLEILDKRVNKGEGVKMLAEHLGIPRESVMTLGDQQNDLAMIRYAGIGVAMGNAIDEVKEASQFVTKTNMEDGVAYAIEKFVLNA, translated from the coding sequence ATGTCTGTAAAACTGATCGCTATTGATATGGACGGGACGCTGCTGACGCCCCAAAATCAAATTTCACCTGCGGTAAAAGCCGCGATTGCCGCCGCCAGAGAGAAAGGTGTGCAGGTTGTGCTGGCTACCGGTCGCCCTTACATTGGTGTCGAGCGCTACCTGATGGAGCTGGATTTGCAGCAGGAAGGCTGTTACTGCATCACCAATAACGGTGCGTTGGTGCAGCGTACTGTCAACGGTGACTGTGTGGCGCAAACGGCGCTGAGCTTCGACGACTATCTCTATTTCGAAGCAATGGCCTGCAAATTGGGTGTCCATTTCCACGCGCTGGACTTCAATTTTGTCTATACCGCCAATAAAGACATCAGCCCCTACACCATTCATGAATCCCACCTGACCGGGATGCCGTTGAAGTATCGCGCGGTTGAGGAAATGGATCGTAGCCTGACGTTCCCGAAAGTGATGATGATTGATGAACCCGAGATATTGGATCGCGCCATCAGCCAGTTGCCACCGGAAGCCTTTGAACGCTATACCATCATGAAAAGCGCTGAATACTATCTGGAAATTCTGGATAAGCGCGTTAACAAAGGTGAAGGCGTGAAGATGTTGGCGGAGCACCTCGGCATTCCACGCGAAAGCGTCATGACGCTGGGCGATCAGCAGAACGATCTGGCGATGATTCGCTATGCGGGTATCGGCGTCGCGATGGGCAATGCCATCGACGAAGTGAAAGAAGCCAGCCAGTTCGTCACCAAAACCAACATGGAAGACGGCGTCGCCTACGCGATTGAGAAATTTGTGCTGAATGCCTGA
- a CDS encoding 6-phospho-beta-glucosidase — translation MSVQQLPKDFLWGGAVAAHQVEGGWDQGGKGISICDVLSGGAHGVDRVITDGVQPGVSYPNHQAVEFYSHYKQDIALFAEMGFKCFRTSIAWTRIFPNGDELEPNEAGLQFYDDLFDELLKYNIEPVITLSHFEMPHHLVKQYGGWLNRKVVDFFVRYSEVVMKRYQSKVKYWMTFNEINNQRNWQYPLFGYCCSGVIFTDHDKPEQAMYQTLHHQFVASAKVVKLGHDINPNFKIGCMLALVPIYPWSCHPDDVMFAQEAMRERHLFGDVQLRGYYPSYILKEWARKGYQIAMQPEDEQTLREGCTDYLGFSYYMSSAVQLAAKGQKKEDAITGFDGGVKNPHVKASEWGWQIDPVGLRYTLNSFYERYQKPMFIVENGFGAVDKAEADGSINDDYRIEYLKAHIDQMKKAVVEDGVELMGYTPWGCIDCVSFTTGQYNKRYGFIYVDKHDDGTGTFKRSKKKSFDWYKKVIASNGAEL, via the coding sequence ATGTCTGTTCAACAATTACCGAAAGACTTTCTGTGGGGCGGCGCGGTAGCGGCGCATCAAGTTGAAGGTGGTTGGGATCAAGGCGGCAAAGGCATTAGCATTTGTGATGTCCTGTCCGGCGGTGCCCACGGCGTTGACCGTGTGATTACCGATGGCGTACAACCTGGTGTCAGTTATCCAAACCATCAGGCGGTGGAATTCTATTCCCACTATAAACAGGATATCGCCCTGTTCGCTGAAATGGGCTTCAAATGCTTTCGCACCTCGATTGCCTGGACGCGTATTTTCCCTAATGGGGATGAGCTGGAGCCGAATGAAGCCGGTCTGCAATTCTATGACGACCTGTTCGATGAGCTACTGAAATACAACATTGAACCCGTGATTACGCTGTCTCACTTCGAGATGCCACATCATCTGGTTAAGCAGTACGGCGGCTGGTTGAACCGTAAAGTGGTGGATTTTTTTGTTCGCTACAGCGAAGTGGTCATGAAGCGTTATCAGTCCAAAGTGAAATACTGGATGACCTTCAATGAGATCAACAACCAGCGTAACTGGCAGTATCCGCTGTTTGGCTACTGCTGTTCCGGCGTGATTTTTACCGATCACGATAAGCCAGAGCAGGCGATGTACCAAACGCTGCACCACCAGTTTGTCGCCAGTGCGAAAGTGGTGAAGCTGGGTCATGACATTAACCCGAACTTCAAAATTGGCTGCATGCTGGCGCTGGTGCCGATCTATCCGTGGTCATGCCATCCAGATGACGTGATGTTTGCCCAGGAAGCGATGCGCGAACGCCACCTGTTCGGTGATGTGCAACTGCGTGGTTACTATCCGTCCTACATCCTGAAAGAGTGGGCGCGCAAAGGCTATCAGATTGCTATGCAGCCGGAAGATGAACAGACGCTGCGCGAAGGCTGCACGGATTATCTGGGCTTCAGCTACTACATGAGCAGTGCGGTGCAACTGGCGGCGAAAGGCCAGAAAAAGGAAGATGCGATTACGGGCTTTGACGGCGGCGTGAAGAACCCGCATGTGAAGGCATCGGAATGGGGCTGGCAGATCGACCCGGTTGGACTGCGTTATACGCTGAACAGCTTCTACGAGCGTTATCAGAAACCAATGTTCATCGTTGAAAACGGCTTTGGCGCGGTAGACAAGGCGGAAGCTGATGGCAGCATTAACGACGATTACCGCATCGAATACCTCAAAGCGCATATCGATCAGATGAAGAAAGCTGTCGTGGAAGACGGCGTGGAACTGATGGGCTATACCCCGTGGGGCTGCATCGACTGTGTGTCGTTTACGACTGGTCAGTACAACAAGCGCTATGGTTTTATCTACGTGGATAAACACGATGATGGCACTGGCACCTTCAAGCGCTCGAAGAAAAAGAGCTTTGATTGGTACAAGAAAGTGATCGCCAGCAACGGCGCCGAGCTATAA
- a CDS encoding PTS lactose/cellobiose transporter subunit IIA yields the protein MLDETTVMELIIYAGEARSSSMEALSAARKYDWDKAEELLNTASVAARKAHQIQTALIGADEGSGKIPVNLILVHAQDHLMNAMLCRELVEELIQLHREISALKQSVNDIVCK from the coding sequence ATGCTCGATGAAACCACAGTAATGGAACTGATTATCTACGCGGGAGAGGCGCGCTCAAGCTCGATGGAGGCGCTGAGTGCCGCCAGAAAATACGACTGGGACAAGGCTGAGGAACTGCTGAACACGGCTTCCGTTGCGGCGCGCAAAGCCCATCAAATCCAGACGGCCTTGATTGGCGCCGATGAGGGCAGCGGAAAAATCCCGGTCAACCTGATTCTGGTTCACGCGCAAGATCACCTGATGAACGCGATGCTATGCCGTGAATTGGTTGAGGAACTGATTCAACTGCATCGGGAAATCTCTGCCCTGAAACAATCAGTCAACGACATCGTTTGTAAATGA
- a CDS encoding PTS sugar transporter subunit IIC: MSKLTESLFSLIENRISPIAAKLSSQRHVVAIKDGFIASMPFLIVGSFMMLFAHPPFSPKSEWAFAQWWLGMVERHGEQIMMPYNMTMGIMAVYITSAIAYNLALSYKMNGFMAASLALMSFMVVAAPQIDKSLPVGSLGGEGIFTAIMVAIYSTELMHFLQKRNIGIRLPEQVPPKIRQSFDLLIPILAIFLTLFPLSLFMQSHFGMLLPQAIMAVFAPIISASDSLPAILIAVLLCHLLWFAGIHGAVIVGGILQAFWLTNLGINQEAFNAGAPITKIFIEPFWQFFITVGGSGATMGLVFLYLRSRSAHLRSIGKLAVVPSMFNINEPVIFGSPVVMNPLLFIPFITAPLVNAILAYIALKTDLVHRVISLAPWTTPGPIGAAWSTGWDWRAVVLVGVLIVVSSLIYYPFFKMYERQLLAQEVGTAEEAVSDAR, encoded by the coding sequence ATGAGTAAATTAACCGAGTCATTATTCAGCCTTATCGAAAATCGTATTAGCCCAATTGCGGCAAAACTTTCCAGCCAGCGTCATGTTGTGGCAATTAAAGATGGCTTCATTGCCTCTATGCCCTTTTTAATTGTCGGCTCTTTTATGATGTTATTCGCCCATCCGCCTTTTAGCCCGAAGAGTGAATGGGCTTTTGCGCAGTGGTGGTTGGGGATGGTTGAACGCCACGGCGAACAAATCATGATGCCCTACAATATGACGATGGGCATTATGGCGGTGTATATCACCAGCGCCATCGCTTATAACCTGGCGCTGAGCTATAAAATGAACGGCTTTATGGCTGCCAGTCTGGCACTGATGTCGTTTATGGTGGTAGCCGCGCCACAAATCGATAAAAGCCTGCCGGTCGGGTCGTTGGGCGGCGAGGGGATTTTCACCGCGATTATGGTGGCAATCTATTCGACGGAGCTGATGCATTTTTTGCAAAAGCGCAATATTGGTATCCGCCTGCCGGAACAGGTGCCGCCGAAAATCCGCCAGTCTTTCGATCTGCTGATCCCGATTCTTGCCATCTTTCTTACGCTTTTCCCGCTTAGCCTGTTTATGCAAAGCCATTTCGGCATGCTGTTACCGCAGGCGATTATGGCCGTCTTCGCGCCGATTATCTCGGCATCTGACTCGCTCCCTGCCATTCTGATTGCGGTGCTGCTCTGCCACCTGCTGTGGTTTGCCGGGATTCACGGCGCCGTTATCGTCGGCGGCATTTTGCAGGCATTCTGGCTGACCAATTTAGGAATCAATCAGGAAGCGTTTAACGCGGGAGCACCGATCACCAAAATCTTTATTGAACCCTTCTGGCAGTTCTTCATTACGGTGGGCGGCTCGGGAGCGACTATGGGACTGGTCTTTCTCTATCTGCGTAGCCGTTCTGCTCACCTGCGCTCCATCGGCAAGCTGGCTGTGGTGCCGAGTATGTTCAACATCAACGAACCGGTGATTTTTGGTTCACCCGTGGTGATGAACCCGCTGCTGTTTATTCCGTTTATTACCGCGCCGTTGGTGAACGCCATCCTCGCTTATATCGCGTTAAAAACTGATTTGGTGCATCGCGTGATTTCCCTTGCGCCCTGGACAACGCCGGGCCCGATTGGCGCCGCCTGGTCTACGGGATGGGACTGGCGGGCGGTGGTGCTGGTGGGGGTATTGATTGTTGTCTCATCCTTAATCTATTACCCCTTCTTCAAAATGTATGAACGTCAGCTGCTCGCACAAGAAGTGGGTACAGCGGAGGAGGCAGTGAGTGATGCTCGATGA
- a CDS encoding PTS sugar transporter subunit IIB — MNKILLCCAAGMSTSMLVQRMEKVAEQKAIAVEIKAVGFEEFNELIDEYDCCLLGPQIKYKLPEFKAIADEKEKPIAVINMVDYGMMNGEKVLSDALAMIA, encoded by the coding sequence ATGAATAAGATTTTACTCTGTTGCGCAGCAGGAATGTCTACCAGCATGCTGGTACAGCGGATGGAAAAGGTCGCCGAGCAAAAAGCGATCGCTGTTGAGATAAAAGCCGTGGGTTTTGAAGAGTTTAATGAGCTAATTGATGAATATGATTGCTGCCTCCTGGGGCCTCAAATCAAGTATAAATTGCCTGAATTCAAAGCAATAGCCGATGAAAAGGAGAAGCCGATCGCGGTCATTAATATGGTTGATTACGGCATGATGAATGGGGAAAAAGTTCTCTCCGATGCTCTGGCGATGATTGCGTAA
- a CDS encoding LacI family DNA-binding transcriptional regulator, translating to MVTMLDVAKKAGVSKATVSRVLTGNNYVSKTTRDRVFRAIEEIGYRPNLLARQLATSKSQIIGLVVTNTLYSGPYFSELLFQTATMTEKYGRQLIMADGKHSAEEEREAIQFLLDLRCDAVIIYPRFLSTDELEEIIEQHDQPIMVVNRTLHQHGDNGICADHQQHCHDAVNYLIAQGHRDIAFVCGSANSPTGTSRLAGYRLALEENGVPYNDRLVVPGDWTHDSGYTAAKTLLQRTVTFSALVASNDDMAIGAAKALREHGLAIPQDVSLLGFDDLPMASWFYPPLTTVHVPVAEMINYTLEKLLCWLEGETVVPAPAFKGELIIRDSVSKGPAA from the coding sequence ATGGTAACCATGCTCGATGTAGCGAAAAAAGCCGGTGTGTCCAAAGCCACCGTATCACGCGTGCTGACAGGGAATAACTATGTCAGTAAAACCACGCGGGATCGGGTATTCCGGGCGATTGAAGAGATTGGCTACCGGCCCAACCTGCTGGCGCGCCAGCTCGCCACGAGCAAATCGCAGATTATTGGTTTGGTTGTGACCAATACGCTGTACAGCGGCCCCTATTTCAGCGAACTGCTGTTCCAAACGGCGACCATGACGGAAAAATATGGGCGGCAGCTCATCATGGCGGATGGCAAGCACAGTGCCGAAGAAGAGCGAGAAGCGATCCAGTTTCTGCTCGATTTACGCTGCGATGCCGTCATTATCTATCCGCGTTTTCTCTCCACGGATGAATTGGAAGAGATTATTGAACAACATGATCAGCCGATTATGGTCGTGAACCGCACACTGCATCAGCACGGTGATAACGGCATCTGCGCCGATCACCAGCAGCACTGCCATGATGCCGTCAATTACCTGATTGCACAGGGACACCGTGATATCGCATTTGTCTGCGGATCGGCGAACTCCCCCACAGGTACAAGCCGACTGGCGGGCTACCGGCTAGCGCTGGAAGAAAACGGGGTTCCCTATAATGACAGGCTGGTTGTACCAGGCGACTGGACCCATGACAGCGGTTATACGGCAGCAAAAACCCTGCTTCAACGAACCGTCACCTTCAGCGCATTGGTCGCCAGCAATGACGATATGGCGATTGGCGCGGCCAAAGCGCTGCGCGAACACGGCCTCGCCATTCCACAGGATGTCTCGCTACTGGGGTTCGATGATTTACCGATGGCATCATGGTTCTACCCGCCGCTCACTACCGTGCATGTACCCGTCGCCGAGATGATCAACTATACCCTTGAGAAACTGCTGTGCTGGCTGGAGGGTGAAACCGTCGTGCCTGCCCCCGCCTTCAAGGGCGAATTAATTATCCGCGATTCCGTCAGCAAAGGCCCCGCAGCCTAA
- a CDS encoding methyl-accepting chemotaxis protein, with protein MLMLLAGVTTIALGFILTIGLLIWQSSQQQKTIAQQYLEQTAYTNSYLIQQKLDVALHAARNLVQSVVSLQEAGNADRKTAETLLKNALKSHPDFLSMSLAWEPDAFDGKDREYIGQPDQDPQGRFVRYVDRDTAGNVALHTLLDYETPGSGDYYLLPKKLQKEVILEPYSYPYNGVDVLLTSIAVPIIINNKFYGSVTADFSLDTLQQLTNNIKPYEGTGYAQLLSHTGSYISHPDKARITKKIENDPTLLEHVTTGQSYQIERDNAVLNTPAFNVYVPVTIGNTGTPWMLGLSAPVNVVMAETVQQRNVSLLLMILSIVVVSGVLGIIFNRKVVRPIGGEPAQAAQIALSVAQGDLTQTIPVQPKDDSSIFYAMNAMQTQLRDIAEQLISTSESVSHGATEIAAGNTDLASRTEQQAAALEETAASMEQITATVKQNADNAHNATTLAQNAAQIAQKGDKIVGQVVHIMSEIDDSSKKIADITSIINGIAFQTNILALNAAVEAARAGEQGRGFAVVANEVRNLAQRSASAVKDITALITESASRVDSGVTLVQNAGETMQEMLSAVTSVKDIMDEIVSASDEQSRGISQVTQAVHEMDGVTQQNAALVQEATAAAASLEEQARQLAQTVLVFKLS; from the coding sequence ATGCTGATGCTCCTGGCAGGCGTCACCACCATCGCACTCGGTTTTATTCTCACTATCGGTCTGCTGATCTGGCAATCTAGCCAGCAGCAAAAAACCATTGCACAGCAGTATCTTGAGCAAACGGCATATACCAACAGCTATCTGATTCAGCAAAAGCTGGATGTCGCACTCCATGCGGCACGTAATCTGGTGCAGAGCGTTGTCAGCCTGCAAGAAGCAGGTAACGCCGACCGAAAAACCGCTGAGACGCTGCTGAAAAACGCGCTGAAGAGCCATCCCGATTTCCTTTCGATGTCGCTGGCGTGGGAGCCCGATGCGTTTGACGGCAAAGATAGAGAGTACATCGGTCAACCTGATCAGGATCCGCAAGGTCGCTTCGTCCGTTATGTCGACCGCGATACCGCAGGCAACGTTGCTCTGCATACTCTGTTGGATTATGAAACGCCCGGCAGCGGCGACTACTATCTGCTGCCGAAGAAACTCCAGAAAGAGGTGATTCTGGAACCGTATAGCTACCCTTACAACGGTGTCGATGTCCTGCTGACGTCCATTGCCGTGCCCATCATTATCAACAACAAATTTTACGGCTCCGTCACCGCGGACTTTTCGTTGGATACGCTGCAACAGCTTACCAACAATATAAAACCCTATGAAGGCACGGGCTACGCCCAGTTGCTGTCCCACACCGGTTCCTACATTTCTCATCCTGACAAAGCTCGGATAACTAAGAAAATTGAAAACGACCCAACGCTGCTTGAGCATGTGACCACAGGTCAGTCTTATCAGATCGAACGTGACAATGCCGTGCTGAACACGCCGGCGTTTAACGTGTATGTGCCAGTCACCATCGGCAATACCGGTACGCCCTGGATGCTCGGCCTGTCCGCCCCCGTCAATGTGGTGATGGCGGAAACGGTGCAGCAGCGCAACGTGAGCCTGCTGCTTATGATACTGAGCATCGTGGTGGTTTCCGGTGTGCTGGGCATCATCTTTAACCGCAAGGTCGTGCGCCCTATCGGTGGTGAGCCCGCTCAGGCCGCACAGATCGCTCTGTCCGTGGCACAAGGGGATTTAACACAGACCATCCCCGTGCAACCGAAGGACGACAGCAGTATTTTTTACGCCATGAACGCCATGCAGACGCAGTTGAGAGATATCGCCGAGCAGCTAATTAGCACCAGCGAATCTGTCAGCCACGGTGCGACGGAAATTGCAGCAGGCAACACCGATCTGGCTTCCCGCACCGAGCAACAGGCGGCTGCTCTGGAAGAAACCGCTGCCAGCATGGAACAGATTACAGCAACGGTGAAACAGAATGCGGATAATGCCCATAACGCCACAACGCTGGCGCAGAATGCCGCGCAGATCGCTCAGAAAGGTGACAAGATAGTCGGTCAGGTTGTCCACATTATGAGTGAAATCGACGACAGTTCGAAGAAGATTGCCGACATTACCAGCATCATCAACGGCATCGCGTTCCAGACCAATATTCTGGCACTCAACGCGGCGGTGGAAGCCGCCAGAGCGGGCGAACAAGGGCGCGGTTTTGCCGTTGTTGCCAACGAGGTGCGTAACCTCGCGCAGCGTAGCGCCAGTGCCGTAAAAGACATCACCGCGCTGATTACGGAGTCCGCCAGCCGTGTCGATAGCGGCGTTACGCTGGTTCAGAACGCCGGTGAGACCATGCAGGAAATGCTGAGTGCCGTCACGTCGGTAAAAGACATCATGGACGAGATTGTCTCAGCATCGGATGAACAATCGCGCGGGATCAGCCAAGTAACGCAGGCGGTTCACGAGATGGACGGCGTTACCCAGCAGAACGCCGCGCTGGTACAGGAAGCCACGGCGGCAGCCGCGTCGCTGGAAGAACAAGCCAGACAACTCGCGCAAACGGTGCTGGTATTTAAGCTCTCGTAA
- a CDS encoding GFA family protein: protein MTTKSYLGGCLCGQIRFRATGEPGNPHACSCIYCQQHSGAPTLLWVEFPRAAVEWIGEGGEPARYRSSDYSSRAFCPHCGSTLGAIDDDPTIALTIGNFDEKNSPELKPASHSFEDCCPRWE, encoded by the coding sequence ATGACGACCAAATCGTATTTGGGTGGATGTTTATGTGGTCAGATTCGGTTCAGGGCAACGGGCGAACCGGGCAATCCGCATGCCTGCTCATGTATCTATTGTCAGCAGCATTCTGGTGCACCAACGCTGCTGTGGGTTGAGTTTCCCCGAGCAGCCGTTGAGTGGATTGGCGAAGGTGGAGAGCCCGCGCGCTACCGTTCGTCTGATTATTCCAGCCGGGCTTTTTGCCCACACTGTGGCAGCACGCTAGGGGCGATTGATGATGACCCCACCATTGCACTAACGATTGGAAATTTTGATGAGAAAAATAGCCCAGAGTTGAAGCCAGCGTCACATTCGTTCGAGGATTGCTGTCCACGCTGGGAATAA
- a CDS encoding MFS transporter, with amino-acid sequence MKFIKLPLLAQISSAHLVSHFHMMVLPALIPLLSAQRDISFVELGFALSVFNIVSACVQTPIGFMVDRIGARRTLTAGITLGSLCFLSLGFSGSYVWLVAAMGLAGVANAVYHPADYALLSRGIDEKRMGRAFSVHTFSGFLGTAIAPGILLSVAAFSGISSAFIVSGALGLLTIPLLLTDRDEPSRVKPAAATGTQPGKSRAPVFTLPILSLLILFLLLNLSTGSIQNFSVTALVTGYDLSLSQANVALTAFLFASAFGVLAGGSLADKTKRHGLVATAALAVTAVLVSIVALYSLPTIVLVPLLAAAGFLSGMIAPSRDMLVRAASPPGAEGRVFGIVSTGFNIGGAAGPVLFGWLLDHGHPHAIFWSAVIFMLITSFITLLQEMRSAKRRALA; translated from the coding sequence ATGAAATTCATAAAATTACCGCTACTGGCGCAAATCTCATCAGCGCATCTGGTGAGTCATTTCCATATGATGGTGCTGCCTGCGCTCATTCCGCTGCTGTCAGCCCAGCGTGATATCAGCTTTGTCGAACTGGGGTTTGCACTCAGCGTATTCAACATTGTCTCCGCCTGCGTGCAGACGCCGATTGGTTTTATGGTGGATCGCATCGGTGCGCGCCGTACGTTAACCGCAGGGATCACACTCGGGAGCCTCTGTTTTCTCTCGCTCGGTTTCTCAGGCAGCTACGTTTGGCTGGTCGCCGCGATGGGGCTCGCTGGGGTAGCAAACGCGGTTTACCATCCGGCGGATTACGCCTTACTGTCGCGCGGAATTGATGAGAAACGTATGGGACGCGCGTTCTCGGTGCACACGTTTTCCGGCTTTCTGGGCACCGCGATTGCGCCCGGTATTTTGCTGTCTGTCGCTGCCTTTTCCGGCATCAGTAGCGCATTCATCGTCTCTGGCGCCCTCGGCTTACTGACGATACCGCTGCTTTTGACGGATCGCGATGAACCCAGTCGGGTGAAACCCGCGGCGGCAACAGGCACTCAGCCGGGCAAATCGCGCGCCCCCGTTTTCACGCTGCCGATTCTGTCACTGCTGATTCTATTCTTGCTGCTAAATTTAAGTACGGGCTCGATCCAGAACTTCTCGGTTACCGCGTTAGTCACAGGCTACGATCTGTCGCTTTCACAGGCTAACGTGGCGCTTACCGCATTCCTGTTCGCCAGCGCCTTCGGCGTACTGGCTGGCGGTTCACTGGCGGATAAAACCAAGCGACACGGGCTGGTGGCAACAGCGGCGCTGGCCGTCACCGCCGTGCTGGTCAGTATCGTTGCTCTGTATTCTTTACCCACCATTGTGCTCGTGCCGTTGCTGGCCGCCGCTGGTTTTCTCTCCGGCATGATTGCCCCTTCACGGGATATGCTGGTGCGCGCCGCCTCACCGCCGGGAGCGGAAGGACGAGTGTTTGGGATTGTCTCTACCGGCTTCAACATTGGTGGTGCCGCCGGGCCGGTGCTGTTCGGCTGGCTGCTGGATCACGGTCACCCTCACGCTATTTTCTGGTCTGCCGTTATCTTCATGCTGATCACGTCTTTCATCACCCTGCTACAGGAAATGCGCAGCGCCAAACGACGTGCATTAGCCTGA